TCTAGCATCGATTCACGCTGGGTCTACATGTGACAAATCTGATAATTCTTCAAAAGAAGCTCCTGATAAAAAAATAATTATATTTTTTAAAAATTTTTCTTGGGTTTCATTTAATTGTTCAAAATTATCTTGATTAAAAATAAGACTATTATCATCAATTAATGATAAATAATTAAGGCGAACTGTATTAACTACTGCTCCATTAATATAAGCAAATAAATTATCTTCAAATAATTCCATTCCATATTTTCCGAGAAAAAGTATTTGTGCTAAATGCAAATGTTTATTTAAAATTAAATTTCCTTCAGTTACATTTACACCATTAAATTCTAAAGGTGTTTTACTATTAAATCTATCTTTATTCCCTTTTATTAAGAATCTTGCGACTGTAATTGCATTCATTTCATCACCCCAAAATAATATTTATATACTTAATTATACCTCAAATTTTATTTTTATTATCCTATGAAAAAAATAATAATTTGAAATAAATATCAATATTGTGACTTTAAATTTTTATTTTTTATTAAGTTAAAATTTTGAATAATAATTTTATTTTAATTTTATCTTGAAAACTCTTCTTCACGTTCATCTTCTATTTGTTTTATATAATTATTAAACTCATCTTTATGGATATTAGGATCTAATCCATATTGGTCAAAAAAATAAACTTTCATCTCATCATTAGTTGTAAAGATTAAGTTATCTTTTTTATCAAAAAATGCAAATTCAACATCGTAACCGTAATAATCTTCACTTAATACATATGAAGAAAATTTATCATTTGTTTTACGTTCATGGATTTTATATTCATGATAATTATTATAACCATCCTTTTCATTAAGAGCTAGATGTTTATTCCATCTTCTAAAAACATCTTCTTTCGTTTTTTCGCCGAAATATTCATTTTTTAACATTTCTTTTTCCATAATCTTATCTCCTATCTATTTCACTTATCTTTTTTAAGATAATGTTTCTTTTGGTTTTTTAATTTTTACCTCATTTTTAAATAAAATAATAATTTTATTCTAATTCATAACTATTATCATTTTTAAAATGATAAGGCTCATTATTTAACAATACTTCTTCTTTTGAAATTCTTAATTCTTCGAATAGTCTATTTAATGATGTAATACCTCATGTTTCATATCGTTCATTGATTATTTTAGCATTAGATAAAATTCTAAATGTTATGTCTTTATTTTCCAAATAATTTTGATCATAATTATCTGCAAATACTAAATAACTAACTTTATTATTTACTTCCGTATATCCTATTAATTCATTAGCAAATTCCTTTAAAATATTTTCAACATTTACAAAATTTTCACTAGCTAGTTCATTTCAATCAATTTTAGTTGTTTCTAATAGCTTAATTTTGTTATTTATTGGTTCATCAAATCTAAATAATTTAAGCATATTACTCTTTACTCAATTCACTAATTAATTGTTGAACTTTGCTAATTTGGTCGTTTACTTCATTAAGATCTTTTTCTTTATAATTATCAGGATATAATTTCATAATTAATTTAATCGTGGTTAAAGTAGTTAATTCATCTGTCAAAATTCCAGCAGCTTTTACTTTTGCTTCCGGATTGGTAATATTTTTATTATTTTCTAAATAAAGAATTTGATATAAACAATCATCCATAATTACGTTATATCGATATAATTCAATTGTCGTTAAATCAATTAGTTCTTGTAAATCTGCACAAATTGTAACGCCTCCACAAAGTTCTTTAATTGTTTCCGGAGATTTTAATTCATCA
The Spiroplasma chrysopicola DF-1 genome window above contains:
- a CDS encoding type II toxin-antitoxin system antitoxin SocA domain-containing protein yields the protein MNAITVARFLIKGNKDRFNSKTPLEFNGVNVTEGNLILNKHLHLAQILFLGKYGMELFEDNLFAYINGAVVNTVRLNYLSLIDDNSLIFNQDNFEQLNETQEKFLKNIIIFLSGASFEELSDLSHVDPAWIDARKNYIKGDHSSQIMDIKKYKDEYKINFKDALEVIENIENYIDSEK
- a CDS encoding lipoprotein, with the translated sequence MKKLLSFLGAIVLTFPIVNTAIACEGTGWGVNPTPPTPPNPEPEKDIEYYQKLYEAKQKDYLKTKAEIDELKSPETIKELCGGVTICADLQELIDLTTIELYRYNVIMDDCLYQILYLENNKNITNPEAKVKAAGILTDELTTLTTIKLIMKLYPDNYKEKDLNEVNDQISKVQQLISELSKE